The following coding sequences are from one Lysinibacillus sp. FSL W8-0992 window:
- a CDS encoding HD-GYP domain-containing protein, whose product MLRKVTLSIDEVEANDILAEDIFSEYRLLAKKDLVLTERIIALLKLRKVEELSVFLSSDSVRVVHDLSLQRTREYEDVFAPLLEQKEEIDEYKVAVNNLFMTTLESVVHELRYGQILKSTQDTAYVRGVFERILEKKHRYDLLIRLREWDEYSFVHSFDAFVLGTIFARQLGLTDIEMLARGYLFHDIGKVFIPQEILSLKRKLSEDEFDIVKTHTTKGYELLLENGEADIAYLARDHHERFAGKGYPNQLCADKMSDGVQLLQIIDVYSAMTSKRVYHSGYNATDALAVLYRDRHLYNEKFMHKFVECLGIYPVNSVVLLSDNRSAQVELVYDLFPTLPKVKLLDEQTSMNLPLNYSIKIVKMIDYRANSFEEIFNLFIEQLIRNDENTLKVYFNKLIDHLHPKEIVLKIFLPAYRILRLLTREIQTDMKKFKNSIHILKKLLEEQLSVLYMDYQHEQTTILVVETSMRENFFIKLVQSILYIDKIVPFFINPGDDQRITQLMEHCGVNVAYFIEEELTIDKRVRPMREGTFLYYSLSDIEELLVNLVGMSMKKFLFEEKMQERLFISLKA is encoded by the coding sequence ATGCTAAGAAAAGTGACATTAAGTATTGACGAAGTAGAAGCGAACGATATTTTAGCTGAAGATATTTTTTCCGAGTATCGCCTATTAGCTAAAAAAGATTTAGTGCTAACTGAGAGAATTATTGCATTACTTAAACTGAGAAAAGTAGAAGAATTATCAGTTTTTTTATCTTCAGATTCAGTAAGGGTTGTTCATGATTTAAGTTTACAGCGTACAAGAGAGTATGAGGATGTATTTGCACCGCTTTTAGAACAAAAAGAGGAAATAGATGAATATAAAGTAGCAGTCAACAATCTATTTATGACAACATTAGAAAGTGTTGTGCACGAATTACGTTATGGTCAAATTTTAAAAAGTACTCAAGACACAGCATATGTCAGAGGCGTGTTTGAGCGAATTTTAGAAAAAAAACATCGCTACGATTTACTAATACGTTTAAGAGAATGGGATGAGTACTCGTTTGTCCATTCATTTGATGCCTTTGTACTGGGAACTATTTTTGCGCGGCAATTAGGCTTAACGGACATAGAGATGCTAGCACGTGGTTATTTATTTCATGATATTGGAAAAGTATTTATTCCACAAGAGATACTAAGTTTAAAAAGAAAGCTGTCAGAAGATGAATTTGATATTGTCAAAACACATACAACAAAAGGCTATGAGCTACTTCTAGAAAATGGTGAAGCGGATATCGCTTATTTAGCACGTGATCACCACGAACGTTTTGCGGGAAAAGGGTATCCTAATCAACTATGTGCTGATAAGATGAGTGATGGCGTTCAACTATTACAAATTATTGATGTCTATTCGGCGATGACCTCAAAGCGTGTATATCATTCGGGATATAACGCAACAGATGCTTTAGCTGTATTATATCGGGATCGACATTTATATAATGAAAAGTTTATGCATAAATTTGTAGAGTGTCTTGGCATTTATCCTGTAAACTCAGTTGTGTTATTATCTGATAATCGTAGTGCACAAGTAGAGCTTGTCTATGATTTATTTCCAACGTTACCGAAAGTAAAATTATTAGATGAGCAAACGTCCATGAATTTACCCCTGAATTATAGTATAAAGATTGTTAAAATGATTGATTATCGTGCAAATAGTTTTGAAGAAATTTTCAACTTATTTATCGAACAGTTGATACGAAATGATGAAAATACTTTAAAAGTATATTTCAATAAATTAATCGATCATTTACATCCAAAAGAAATAGTTTTAAAAATCTTTCTACCTGCCTATCGTATTCTACGGCTACTAACTCGAGAAATTCAAACAGATATGAAGAAATTTAAAAATTCCATTCATATATTAAAGAAACTATTGGAAGAGCAATTAAGTGTTTTGTACATGGATTATCAGCATGAGCAAACAACAATTCTAGTTGTTGAAACTTCTATGCGTGAGAACTTTTTTATCAAACTTGTTCAGAGTATTTTGTATATTGATAAAATTGTGCCGTTCTTTATTAATCCTGGTGACGATCAACGTATTACACAACTGATGGAGCATTGCGGGGTCAATGTTGCCTACTTTATCGAGGAGGAACTAACGATAGACAAAAGAGTTCGCCCTATGCGTGAAGGCACATTTTTATATTATTCTTTAAGTGATATTGAGGAACTATTAGTAAACTTAGTTGGAATGAGTATGAAAAAGTTTTTATTTGAGGAAAAAATGCAGGAGCGTTTATTTATATCGTTAAAAGCATAG
- a CDS encoding glycine--tRNA ligase, which produces MANKSMETIVSLAKHRGFVFPGSEIYGGLANTWDYGPLGVELKNNVKKAWWLKFVQESEHNVGIDAAILMNPKAWVASGHVGNFNDPMVDCKACKARHRADKIIEDAALAKGDEIIVDGMTFDQMKETMVKYDVVCPDCGKADFTDIRQFNLMFKTFQGVTESSTNEIYLRPETAQGIFVNFKNVQRSMRKRTPFGIAQIGKSFRNEITPGNFTFRTREFEQMELEFFCKPGEDLEWHAYWKEFCKNWLLNLGMKEDSMRLRDHEDDELSHYSNATTDIEFKFPFGWGELWGVADRTDYDLKQHMEHSSEDFTYIDPVSNERYVPYCIEPSLGADRVTLAFLCDAYDEEELEGDDKRTVLRFHPALAPFKAAVLPLSKKLSDEAADVWSELRKSFPVDFDESQSIGKRYRRQDEIGTPFCITFDFDSKEDGQVTVRHRDSMEQVRMPIADVKAYIEKHLQF; this is translated from the coding sequence ATGGCTAACAAATCAATGGAAACAATCGTATCTTTAGCAAAGCATCGAGGCTTTGTCTTCCCAGGTTCTGAAATCTACGGAGGCTTAGCAAACACTTGGGATTACGGTCCACTTGGTGTTGAATTAAAAAATAATGTTAAAAAAGCTTGGTGGTTAAAGTTTGTTCAGGAATCAGAGCATAATGTTGGTATTGATGCGGCAATTCTTATGAATCCAAAAGCATGGGTCGCATCTGGTCACGTTGGTAACTTCAACGACCCAATGGTAGACTGTAAAGCTTGTAAAGCGCGTCACCGTGCAGATAAAATCATCGAGGATGCTGCCCTAGCAAAAGGTGATGAAATTATTGTAGACGGTATGACTTTCGATCAAATGAAAGAAACAATGGTGAAATACGATGTTGTTTGTCCTGATTGTGGGAAAGCAGATTTCACTGATATCCGTCAATTCAATTTAATGTTTAAAACATTCCAAGGTGTTACAGAATCTTCAACTAACGAAATCTACCTACGTCCCGAAACTGCACAAGGAATTTTCGTAAACTTTAAAAACGTTCAACGTTCTATGCGTAAACGTACACCATTCGGTATTGCACAAATCGGTAAATCTTTCCGTAACGAAATTACACCAGGGAACTTCACATTCCGTACACGTGAATTTGAACAAATGGAGCTTGAATTTTTCTGTAAACCAGGTGAGGATCTTGAATGGCATGCATATTGGAAAGAATTCTGTAAAAACTGGTTACTAAACTTAGGAATGAAAGAAGATTCGATGCGTTTACGTGACCACGAGGATGACGAATTATCGCATTACTCTAACGCAACAACAGATATCGAATTTAAATTCCCATTCGGTTGGGGTGAGCTTTGGGGTGTAGCTGATCGTACAGACTACGACTTAAAACAACATATGGAACATTCAAGTGAAGATTTCACTTATATTGATCCTGTGTCAAACGAACGATATGTACCTTACTGCATCGAACCATCTTTAGGTGCTGACCGTGTTACATTAGCATTTTTATGTGACGCTTATGATGAAGAAGAGCTAGAGGGTGATGATAAACGTACAGTATTACGCTTCCACCCTGCTTTAGCACCATTTAAAGCAGCAGTACTTCCACTTTCTAAAAAGTTATCGGATGAAGCTGCAGATGTATGGTCAGAGCTACGTAAATCGTTCCCAGTTGATTTTGATGAATCTCAATCAATCGGTAAACGCTACCGACGTCAAGATGAAATCGGTACACCATTCTGTATCACATTCGATTTCGATTCAAAAGAAGACGGTCAAGTAACTGTTCGTCACCGTGATTCAATGGAACAAGTTCGTATGCCAATCGCTGATGTAAAAGCGTATATCGAAAAGCATCTTCAATTTTAA
- a CDS encoding helix-turn-helix transcriptional regulator, giving the protein MSPIELNKRQEDILQIVKENGPITGEHIAERLNLTRATLRPDLAILTMAGFLDARPRVGYFYSGKKTSVTLMDSINNLKVKDFHSGPVVVPETMTVYDAICFMFSEDVGTLFVVDKNEFLTGVLSRKDLLRTSIGTQDLNKIPVHIIMTRMPNISYCERSDSLVVAANKLIEREVDSLPVIEPQEGGLTIVGRLTKTTITRAFLSLAQNV; this is encoded by the coding sequence GTGAGTCCAATCGAACTCAACAAACGTCAGGAAGACATTTTACAAATTGTGAAAGAGAACGGCCCGATAACAGGGGAGCATATTGCAGAACGTCTCAATCTGACAAGAGCAACTTTAAGACCAGACTTAGCAATTTTGACGATGGCTGGCTTTCTAGATGCTAGACCACGAGTTGGTTATTTCTATTCTGGGAAAAAAACATCCGTAACTTTAATGGATAGCATTAACAATTTAAAAGTAAAAGATTTTCACTCGGGACCTGTTGTTGTACCTGAAACAATGACGGTATATGATGCCATTTGTTTCATGTTTTCAGAGGATGTCGGAACCCTTTTTGTCGTTGATAAGAACGAATTTTTAACTGGGGTTCTCTCTCGTAAAGATTTACTGCGTACAAGTATTGGCACGCAGGATTTAAATAAAATTCCTGTACATATTATTATGACACGAATGCCAAATATCTCGTACTGTGAAAGATCAGATTCGTTAGTTGTTGCAGCAAATAAGTTAATAGAACGAGAAGTAGATTCGTTACCGGTAATCGAACCTCAAGAGGGTGGATTGACGATAGTGGGCCGTTTAACTAAAACAACCATTACACGTGCTTTCCTATCTCTTGCGCAAAATGTCTAA
- a CDS encoding pyruvate, water dikinase regulatory protein, which produces MKRLRVFVISDSVGETGDQVAKAVISQFRPGLENTIIRRFPHIQTEELVRKIVCLAAKQKAFVVYTLVRQDMRALLHDLCEKEKVHAVDILGPALKSMATFMEEMPLETPGIVHQLDDDYFKKIEAIEFAVKYDDGRDPRGLLQADIVLVGVSRTSKTPLSQYLAHKRYKVANVPLVPEVAPPEELLKIDPKKCFGLVISPDKLNSIRKERLMTLGLNDDAIYAQHVRILEEIQHFEKVVDEIGCKVIDVTNKAVEETANVIIEYLASRK; this is translated from the coding sequence ATGAAGAGATTACGCGTTTTTGTTATATCTGATTCTGTCGGCGAAACTGGTGATCAAGTAGCTAAGGCAGTTATTAGCCAGTTCCGACCAGGCTTAGAAAATACGATTATTCGGCGCTTTCCGCATATTCAAACAGAAGAGCTTGTTCGAAAAATAGTCTGCCTCGCTGCGAAACAGAAGGCATTTGTAGTTTATACACTTGTTCGACAAGACATGCGTGCATTATTGCATGATCTATGCGAAAAAGAAAAAGTTCATGCTGTAGATATATTGGGACCAGCATTAAAATCGATGGCAACCTTTATGGAAGAAATGCCATTAGAAACTCCAGGTATTGTGCATCAACTGGATGATGACTACTTTAAAAAAATTGAGGCGATTGAATTTGCCGTGAAATATGATGATGGCAGAGATCCACGAGGCTTATTGCAGGCTGATATTGTACTTGTTGGAGTTTCACGCACTTCAAAAACGCCGCTTTCACAGTATTTAGCACATAAACGTTATAAGGTGGCAAATGTACCGTTAGTCCCGGAGGTAGCACCACCAGAAGAATTATTGAAAATTGATCCGAAAAAATGTTTTGGCTTAGTTATTTCCCCTGATAAATTAAACTCGATACGAAAAGAAAGATTAATGACATTAGGTTTAAATGATGACGCCATCTATGCGCAACATGTACGTATTTTAGAGGAAATACAACATTTTGAAAAAGTTGTTGATGAAATAGGTTGCAAAGTGATTGATGTAACGAACAAAGCGGTAGAGGAAACAGCTAACGTTATTATTGAATATCTTGCAAGCCGTAAATAA
- the dnaG gene encoding DNA primase, translating to MVMSLAGKIPEEVIEQIRTQSDIVDVISEYMQLTKRGRNWFGLCPFHGEQTPSFSVSTDKQIFHCFGCGAGGNAITFVMDIEGISFPDAVVKLGERVGMHLDVGPSLPEATTKISKAEERMKEAHAFAADFFHHLLLNTEDGEEPLNYLLERGFTRELIESNSIGWSLPSFDALTILLERKGYNLQEIADSGLIIKREGEERYFDRFRGRIMFPIRDENGKIIAFSGRILSSTGEEAKYLNSPESPIFQKSEVLYNLDKARTSIRKNRQVVLMEGFMDVLAATSVGVTNAVATMGTSLTNQHITKLKRLVEQVTICYDGDNAGFDAAKRAAQLLQTERMKVNIAVIPDKLDPDEYIQSLGGQAFKEQILENPHTYIAFMMMHARRNKNFQFENDTLQYIQEVLEQLVGSSSPIERDLYIRQLSNETTISEEAIYAQFRKLEANQVRSAKVEMPTHTPSMPVTQQQKPMDAAERAERLLLAHMLHNIDVVDRVLRSEQTEPFVRDAYMAVFVRLVGFYEEYGHPDYQRFVEILDDAELRKIVMEAALVERDPDQAESEIADSIRQLQKYRIEQEIHQKMHESKEAEKMHEYARALEIAQQIIHLRKSLSAI from the coding sequence ATGGTGATGAGTTTGGCAGGGAAAATACCAGAAGAAGTGATTGAGCAGATTCGTACACAATCAGATATTGTGGATGTCATAAGCGAATATATGCAGCTGACAAAGCGTGGGCGCAATTGGTTTGGTCTCTGTCCTTTTCATGGAGAACAAACGCCATCTTTTTCTGTGTCAACAGACAAACAGATTTTTCACTGCTTTGGTTGCGGAGCAGGTGGTAATGCTATTACTTTCGTCATGGATATCGAAGGGATTTCTTTCCCAGATGCCGTCGTAAAACTTGGTGAACGTGTTGGTATGCATTTAGATGTAGGCCCAAGCTTACCAGAGGCGACGACAAAGATTTCTAAAGCGGAAGAGAGGATGAAAGAAGCGCATGCTTTTGCGGCAGATTTTTTTCATCATTTACTGCTAAACACAGAAGATGGGGAAGAGCCTTTAAATTATTTGCTAGAAAGAGGATTTACAAGGGAACTTATAGAATCTAATAGCATTGGATGGTCTCTCCCAAGCTTTGATGCATTAACGATATTGCTTGAAAGAAAAGGTTATAACTTACAAGAAATCGCAGATAGTGGTCTAATAATCAAACGTGAAGGGGAAGAACGCTATTTTGATCGTTTTCGAGGACGTATTATGTTCCCGATTCGTGATGAGAACGGTAAAATTATTGCCTTCTCAGGACGAATATTGTCATCGACAGGTGAAGAGGCAAAATATTTAAATAGTCCAGAATCACCAATTTTTCAAAAGAGTGAAGTGTTATATAACCTAGATAAGGCACGAACCTCTATTAGAAAAAATCGTCAAGTAGTGTTGATGGAAGGTTTTATGGATGTTTTGGCTGCAACCTCAGTTGGCGTAACAAATGCCGTAGCAACAATGGGAACCTCGCTTACGAATCAGCATATCACAAAGCTAAAACGCTTAGTAGAGCAAGTTACAATTTGCTATGACGGTGATAATGCTGGATTTGATGCGGCGAAAAGAGCGGCACAGTTACTACAAACGGAGCGCATGAAAGTTAATATTGCGGTGATACCTGATAAGCTCGATCCTGATGAGTATATTCAAAGTTTAGGTGGACAGGCTTTTAAAGAACAAATTTTGGAAAACCCACATACGTATATTGCTTTTATGATGATGCATGCTAGACGAAATAAGAATTTTCAATTTGAAAATGATACGCTTCAATATATTCAAGAAGTACTCGAACAATTAGTGGGTAGCTCCTCACCAATTGAGCGAGATTTGTATATCCGACAGCTATCAAATGAAACGACGATTTCGGAAGAAGCTATTTATGCCCAATTCCGAAAATTAGAGGCAAATCAAGTACGCTCTGCGAAAGTGGAAATGCCAACGCATACACCTTCGATGCCAGTCACGCAGCAACAAAAGCCTATGGACGCAGCAGAACGTGCCGAACGTTTATTACTGGCTCATATGCTTCATAATATAGATGTAGTGGACAGGGTATTACGTAGTGAGCAAACAGAGCCTTTTGTAAGAGATGCATATATGGCTGTATTTGTTCGATTGGTAGGATTTTATGAGGAATATGGTCATCCAGATTATCAGCGCTTTGTAGAAATCTTAGATGACGCTGAATTACGCAAAATTGTTATGGAAGCTGCTTTAGTAGAACGTGATCCTGACCAGGCAGAATCAGAAATCGCAGATTCTATCCGACAGCTTCAAAAATATAGAATTGAGCAAGAAATTCATCAAAAGATGCATGAGTCAAAGGAAGCGGAGAAGATGCACGAGTATGCGCGTGCTCTTGAAATCGCCCAACAGATTATTCATTTAAGAAAATCGTTATCGGCGATTTAA
- the rpoD gene encoding RNA polymerase sigma factor RpoD yields MADKSERSKEVEVEITLDEAKKLLQEKAKTEGEISMKEISEKLLPYELENEEVFHFAEDLEKNKDIQIIGKEEFEEESLMKEEASEETFDLNDLSVPPGVKINDPVRMYLKEIGRVDLLSAEQEIALAERIEQGDEEARKRLAEANLRLVVSIAKRYVGRGMLFLDLIQEGNMGLIKAVEKFDYRKGFKFSTYATWWIRQAITRAIADQARTIRIPVHMVETINKLIRVQRQLLQDLGREPSPEEIGEEMDLTPEKVREILKIAQEPVSLETPIGEEDDSHLGDFIEDSEAQSPSDHAAYELLKEQLEDVLDTLTDREENVLRLRFGLDDGRTRTLEEVGKVFGVTRERIRQIEAKALRKLRHPSRSKRLKDFLE; encoded by the coding sequence ATGGCGGACAAGTCTGAACGTTCAAAAGAGGTAGAAGTAGAAATTACATTAGATGAAGCAAAAAAATTACTACAAGAAAAGGCGAAAACTGAAGGTGAAATTTCCATGAAGGAAATTTCAGAGAAATTATTGCCTTATGAATTGGAAAATGAAGAAGTTTTCCACTTCGCTGAAGATCTTGAAAAAAATAAAGACATTCAAATTATTGGTAAAGAAGAATTTGAAGAAGAGAGCTTAATGAAAGAAGAAGCTAGCGAAGAAACGTTCGATTTAAACGATTTGAGCGTACCACCAGGCGTAAAAATTAATGATCCTGTACGTATGTATTTGAAAGAGATTGGCCGTGTTGATTTACTTTCTGCAGAGCAAGAAATTGCTTTAGCAGAGCGTATTGAGCAAGGTGACGAAGAAGCACGTAAACGTTTAGCAGAAGCGAATTTACGTCTTGTAGTATCGATTGCAAAACGCTATGTTGGTCGTGGAATGCTATTCCTTGATTTAATTCAAGAGGGGAATATGGGGCTTATTAAGGCAGTTGAGAAGTTTGACTACCGCAAAGGCTTTAAATTCTCAACATATGCAACATGGTGGATTCGTCAAGCAATCACACGTGCAATTGCCGACCAAGCACGTACAATTCGTATTCCTGTACACATGGTAGAAACGATTAATAAACTAATCCGTGTACAGCGTCAATTGTTACAAGACTTAGGTCGTGAGCCGTCTCCAGAAGAAATTGGCGAGGAAATGGATTTAACACCTGAAAAAGTACGTGAAATTTTAAAAATTGCGCAAGAACCTGTATCTCTTGAAACACCAATCGGTGAAGAAGATGATTCACACTTAGGGGACTTCATTGAGGACTCTGAGGCACAGTCTCCTTCTGACCATGCAGCATATGAATTGTTAAAAGAACAACTAGAAGATGTATTAGATACATTAACAGACCGTGAAGAAAATGTACTTCGTTTACGTTTTGGTTTAGATGATGGTCGTACACGTACATTAGAAGAGGTAGGTAAAGTATTTGGTGTAACACGTGAACGTATTCGCCAAATTGAAGCAAAGGCACTTCGTAAATTACGCCACCCTTCTCGCAGCAAACGATTAAAAGATTTCTTGGAATAA
- the cccA gene encoding cytochrome c550, with the protein MKNNPVVPYILILAFGIGLIFFMSLQGADNKKEIAAEHEGGGETTEANDDGSALVQTCIGCHGGDLTGSVGPNLHGLDEAHIVDVLTNGIPGTPMTPGMKNEAEAKAIAEYISTLE; encoded by the coding sequence ATGAAAAACAATCCAGTCGTTCCTTACATCTTGATTCTGGCATTTGGTATTGGTCTTATTTTCTTCATGTCTTTACAAGGCGCAGATAACAAGAAAGAAATTGCTGCTGAACATGAGGGCGGTGGCGAAACTACAGAAGCTAATGATGATGGTTCTGCATTAGTACAAACTTGTATCGGTTGTCACGGTGGTGACTTAACTGGTAGTGTTGGTCCAAACCTACATGGTTTAGATGAAGCTCATATCGTAGACGTGTTAACAAACGGTATTCCAGGAACTCCGATGACACCAGGAATGAAAAACGAAGCGGAAGCAAAAGCAATCGCTGAGTACATTTCTACTCTAGAATAG
- a CDS encoding tRNA (adenine(22)-N(1))-methyltransferase, whose protein sequence is MNAQKLSKRLETVAKFVPTGAVVADIGSDHAYLPCYLIHKGIATSAVAGEVVKGPYDSAVGQVKKEGLTEQITVRLADGLAAVEESDHVDTITIAGMGGPLIVSILEKHPQSLQGVTRLILQPNIHAKVIREWALKNNWAILDEDILEEDEKIYEILVLQRGPMELTAADILFGPKLLLRQSPAFMKKWNREKENWQRVLQSIEGAEPTLDIEEKRAELIALLDLVEGVL, encoded by the coding sequence ATGAACGCACAAAAATTATCAAAGCGATTAGAAACAGTGGCAAAATTTGTTCCAACAGGTGCGGTTGTGGCGGATATTGGCAGTGATCATGCTTATTTACCATGCTATTTAATTCATAAGGGAATAGCTACTAGCGCAGTAGCAGGAGAAGTTGTAAAAGGCCCTTATGATTCAGCGGTGGGACAAGTGAAAAAAGAAGGATTAACAGAACAAATCACGGTTAGATTGGCAGACGGCTTAGCTGCAGTGGAAGAATCAGACCATGTAGATACTATTACAATTGCAGGAATGGGTGGACCTCTTATTGTGTCAATATTAGAGAAACATCCACAAAGCTTACAAGGTGTTACACGTCTAATTTTGCAGCCAAACATTCATGCAAAAGTTATTCGGGAATGGGCTTTAAAAAATAATTGGGCAATTCTCGATGAAGATATTTTAGAGGAAGACGAAAAAATTTACGAAATTCTTGTCTTACAACGAGGACCGATGGAGCTAACTGCAGCAGACATCTTATTTGGACCTAAATTATTGCTTCGTCAATCACCAGCATTTATGAAAAAATGGAATCGAGAAAAGGAAAATTGGCAGCGCGTTTTACAATCTATTGAAGGGGCAGAGCCAACACTTGATATTGAGGAAAAACGTGCAGAATTAATAGCGCTACTTGATTTAGTGGAAGGAGTTTTATAG
- a CDS encoding Nif3-like dinuclear metal center hexameric protein, giving the protein MKSVNGQEIIQLFESWSPKNLACMENDPIGLAIGTLNKPVSKVLVTLDVNEAVADEAIAQGCELIIAHHPPIFRRLANIRTDNPAGQLYEKLIKHDIAVYAAHTNLDVAEGGVNDLLADALLLENRSILEETYAEDVLKLAVFVPTANADTLREALAKAGAGRIGSYEACSYTTSGEGRFRALEGANPYVGSVGELHVEEEVKVEVVFPTPIKNRVLKAMLNAHPYEEPAYDVIRLDQQTNIMGLGRVGYLPEEMTLKGFAEFVKKQLDVPAVRVVGDLQSKVRKIAVVGGDGNKYIYTAKRAGADVFLTGDMYFHTAQDAQAIGLQIVDPGHHVEKVMIAGVAKKMATMCDTKKYAVEFVQSTIHTEPFLFV; this is encoded by the coding sequence ATGAAATCTGTGAATGGTCAGGAGATTATTCAATTATTTGAATCATGGTCACCGAAAAATCTTGCTTGTATGGAAAATGATCCAATTGGGCTTGCCATTGGAACACTAAATAAACCTGTAAGTAAAGTTTTAGTCACATTGGATGTCAATGAAGCTGTAGCAGATGAGGCTATCGCTCAAGGATGTGAATTGATTATCGCGCATCATCCACCAATTTTCCGCCGACTAGCCAATATTCGTACGGACAATCCTGCAGGACAATTATACGAAAAGCTTATCAAACATGATATTGCTGTTTATGCCGCACATACCAATTTAGATGTGGCTGAGGGTGGTGTCAATGATTTATTGGCTGATGCATTGCTGCTTGAAAATCGTTCTATTTTAGAAGAAACGTATGCTGAGGATGTTCTTAAGCTAGCTGTGTTCGTACCGACTGCAAATGCGGATACGTTACGTGAGGCATTAGCAAAGGCTGGCGCTGGTCGTATAGGTTCTTATGAGGCATGTAGCTATACAACGAGTGGAGAAGGTCGATTCCGAGCGCTAGAAGGGGCTAATCCATATGTTGGTTCGGTTGGTGAGTTACATGTGGAAGAAGAAGTCAAAGTGGAAGTGGTATTCCCAACGCCCATTAAAAATCGCGTTTTAAAGGCGATGTTAAATGCCCATCCATATGAGGAGCCTGCATATGATGTGATACGCTTAGATCAGCAAACGAACATTATGGGATTAGGACGTGTTGGCTATTTACCCGAAGAAATGACGTTAAAAGGCTTTGCAGAATTTGTAAAGAAACAACTAGATGTGCCAGCTGTTCGTGTTGTCGGAGATCTGCAATCAAAGGTAAGAAAGATTGCCGTAGTTGGTGGAGACGGAAATAAATATATTTATACGGCAAAGCGTGCTGGAGCGGATGTGTTTTTAACAGGTGATATGTATTTCCATACTGCTCAGGATGCACAAGCAATTGGTTTACAAATTGTAGACCCAGGTCATCATGTAGAAAAAGTAATGATTGCAGGGGTTGCAAAAAAAATGGCGACGATGTGTGACACAAAAAAATATGCAGTAGAATTTGTTCAATCTACTATTCATACGGAACCGTTTTTATTTGTTTAA
- a CDS encoding lactococcin 972 family bacteriocin, with protein sequence MLAKRTVRVKIVVLAWMALLLLPSANGVLAVSHNAIHEPLIAATSTVATQRDQFNQEDVSRKWLAPGPITQYPNEGGTWEYGFWNAKVRSYYTVDRCHGSTVELNGNQSRSVDTVAGKTSIAELWAVQYPTHVDRYYYRVCD encoded by the coding sequence ATGTTAGCCAAAAGAACTGTGAGGGTGAAAATAGTAGTGTTAGCGTGGATGGCATTATTATTATTGCCATCTGCAAATGGGGTTTTGGCAGTGTCTCATAATGCTATTCATGAACCTTTAATTGCTGCAACATCAACGGTTGCAACACAAAGAGATCAATTCAACCAAGAAGATGTTTCTCGTAAATGGCTAGCACCAGGACCAATCACACAATATCCAAATGAAGGTGGCACTTGGGAGTATGGATTTTGGAATGCTAAAGTTCGTTCATACTATACAGTGGATCGCTGTCATGGAAGCACAGTAGAGTTGAATGGTAATCAATCTAGATCAGTTGATACTGTAGCAGGGAAAACATCAATTGCTGAACTTTGGGCAGTGCAGTACCCTACCCACGTTGATCGTTATTACTATCGAGTATGCGATTAA